A genomic region of Silurus meridionalis isolate SWU-2019-XX chromosome 7, ASM1480568v1, whole genome shotgun sequence contains the following coding sequences:
- the LOC124388487 gene encoding L-seryl-tRNA(Sec) kinase isoform X2 codes for MQSSAGVCESVRVCVCVLCGLPAVGKSTLTHLLCDHLHTLGWRTFLISYDELIPEQAFLLHTPRTGDDDDDEEEEDKEAGWKQYRQAVLECVEVFLQELNADMPHTHTGGGEVGTGSVCVRFKEAMKKQQILPTLQDTHSRAQRLVLLLDDNFYYQSMRYRVYQLARRRSVGFCEVYLHCPLEVCLHRNRVRGQLLPDDVITEMSNRMEPPNPEKNQWERNSVTVDNTHSVTHTQLQEMLQVISSAIEYPLNPVQDDSEQKEADRQRCACSVLHQVDQVCRRLVSQVMLTARGCRLSAEKMKMLARDLSEEKSGFLQELRAQVLQLLAQDECVCVERVVTMATDTFTRRTHVTMERHGVHS; via the exons ATGCAGAGCtcagcaggagtgtgtgagagtgtgagggtgtgtgtgtgtgtgctgtgcgGGTTACCTGCAGTAGGGAagtccacactcacacacctgctCTGTGATCACCTGCACACACTCGGGTGGAGGACGTTTCTTATCTCCTATGATGAGTTAATACCTGAGCAGGCTTTTCTGCTCCACACACCTAGGacaggagatgatgatgatgatgaggaggaggaggataaagAG GCAGGGTGGAAGCAGTACAGACAGGCCGTcttggagtgtgtggaggttttCCTGCAGGAGCTCAACGCTGAcatgcctcacacacacaccggagGAGGAGAAGTaggaacaggaagtgtgtgtgtacggtTTAAAGAGGCCATGAAGAAGCAGCAGATCCTCCCCACACTACAGGACACACACTCCAGAGCCCAGCGACTCGTCCTGCTGCTCGACGACAACTTCTACTACCAGAGCATGAGATACAGAGTGTATCAGCTCGCCCGCAGAC GTTCGGTGGGGTTTTGTGAGGTTTACCTGCACTGCCCCCTAGAGGTGTGTCTCCATAGAAACAGGGTGAGAGGTCAGCTGCTGCCTGATGATGTAATCACTGAGATGTCCAACCGCATGGAGCCTCCAAACCCCGAGAAGAACCAGTGGGAGAGAAACAGTGTGACTGTGgacaacacacactctgtcacacacacacagct ACAGGAGATGCTCCAGGTGATTTCTTCAGCAATAGAATATCCTTTGAATCCAGTTCAGGATGATTCAGAGCAAAAG gaggCAGATAGACAGCGGTGTGCCTGCAGTGTGCTGCATCAGGTGGATCAGGTGTGCAGGAGACTCGTCTCTCAGGTCATGCTCACCGCCAGAG ggtgtagactGAGCGCAGagaagatgaagatgttggCGAGGGATCTGAGCGAGGAGAAAAGTGGCTTCCTGCAGGAACTCAGAGCTCAGGTCCTCCAGCTGCTCGCTCAGGacgagtgcgtgtgtgtggagCGCGTGGTTACCATGGCAACCGACACGTTTACACGCAGGACGCATGTGACGATGGAGAGACACGGAGTACATtcttga
- the LOC124388487 gene encoding L-seryl-tRNA(Sec) kinase isoform X1 yields the protein MQSSAGVCESVRVCVCVLCGLPAVGKSTLTHLLCDHLHTLGWRTFLISYDELIPEQAFLLHTPRTGDDDDDEEEEDKEQAGWKQYRQAVLECVEVFLQELNADMPHTHTGGGEVGTGSVCVRFKEAMKKQQILPTLQDTHSRAQRLVLLLDDNFYYQSMRYRVYQLARRRSVGFCEVYLHCPLEVCLHRNRVRGQLLPDDVITEMSNRMEPPNPEKNQWERNSVTVDNTHSVTHTQLQEMLQVISSAIEYPLNPVQDDSEQKEADRQRCACSVLHQVDQVCRRLVSQVMLTARGCRLSAEKMKMLARDLSEEKSGFLQELRAQVLQLLAQDECVCVERVVTMATDTFTRRTHVTMERHGVHS from the exons ATGCAGAGCtcagcaggagtgtgtgagagtgtgagggtgtgtgtgtgtgtgctgtgcgGGTTACCTGCAGTAGGGAagtccacactcacacacctgctCTGTGATCACCTGCACACACTCGGGTGGAGGACGTTTCTTATCTCCTATGATGAGTTAATACCTGAGCAGGCTTTTCTGCTCCACACACCTAGGacaggagatgatgatgatgatgaggaggaggaggataaagAG CAGGCAGGGTGGAAGCAGTACAGACAGGCCGTcttggagtgtgtggaggttttCCTGCAGGAGCTCAACGCTGAcatgcctcacacacacaccggagGAGGAGAAGTaggaacaggaagtgtgtgtgtacggtTTAAAGAGGCCATGAAGAAGCAGCAGATCCTCCCCACACTACAGGACACACACTCCAGAGCCCAGCGACTCGTCCTGCTGCTCGACGACAACTTCTACTACCAGAGCATGAGATACAGAGTGTATCAGCTCGCCCGCAGAC GTTCGGTGGGGTTTTGTGAGGTTTACCTGCACTGCCCCCTAGAGGTGTGTCTCCATAGAAACAGGGTGAGAGGTCAGCTGCTGCCTGATGATGTAATCACTGAGATGTCCAACCGCATGGAGCCTCCAAACCCCGAGAAGAACCAGTGGGAGAGAAACAGTGTGACTGTGgacaacacacactctgtcacacacacacagct ACAGGAGATGCTCCAGGTGATTTCTTCAGCAATAGAATATCCTTTGAATCCAGTTCAGGATGATTCAGAGCAAAAG gaggCAGATAGACAGCGGTGTGCCTGCAGTGTGCTGCATCAGGTGGATCAGGTGTGCAGGAGACTCGTCTCTCAGGTCATGCTCACCGCCAGAG ggtgtagactGAGCGCAGagaagatgaagatgttggCGAGGGATCTGAGCGAGGAGAAAAGTGGCTTCCTGCAGGAACTCAGAGCTCAGGTCCTCCAGCTGCTCGCTCAGGacgagtgcgtgtgtgtggagCGCGTGGTTACCATGGCAACCGACACGTTTACACGCAGGACGCATGTGACGATGGAGAGACACGGAGTACATtcttga
- the LOC124388487 gene encoding L-seryl-tRNA(Sec) kinase isoform X3 produces MPHTHTGGGEVGTGSVCVRFKEAMKKQQILPTLQDTHSRAQRLVLLLDDNFYYQSMRYRVYQLARRRSVGFCEVYLHCPLEVCLHRNRVRGQLLPDDVITEMSNRMEPPNPEKNQWERNSVTVDNTHSVTHTQLQEMLQVISSAIEYPLNPVQDDSEQKEADRQRCACSVLHQVDQVCRRLVSQVMLTARGCRLSAEKMKMLARDLSEEKSGFLQELRAQVLQLLAQDECVCVERVVTMATDTFTRRTHVTMERHGVHS; encoded by the exons atgcctcacacacacaccggagGAGGAGAAGTaggaacaggaagtgtgtgtgtacggtTTAAAGAGGCCATGAAGAAGCAGCAGATCCTCCCCACACTACAGGACACACACTCCAGAGCCCAGCGACTCGTCCTGCTGCTCGACGACAACTTCTACTACCAGAGCATGAGATACAGAGTGTATCAGCTCGCCCGCAGAC GTTCGGTGGGGTTTTGTGAGGTTTACCTGCACTGCCCCCTAGAGGTGTGTCTCCATAGAAACAGGGTGAGAGGTCAGCTGCTGCCTGATGATGTAATCACTGAGATGTCCAACCGCATGGAGCCTCCAAACCCCGAGAAGAACCAGTGGGAGAGAAACAGTGTGACTGTGgacaacacacactctgtcacacacacacagct ACAGGAGATGCTCCAGGTGATTTCTTCAGCAATAGAATATCCTTTGAATCCAGTTCAGGATGATTCAGAGCAAAAG gaggCAGATAGACAGCGGTGTGCCTGCAGTGTGCTGCATCAGGTGGATCAGGTGTGCAGGAGACTCGTCTCTCAGGTCATGCTCACCGCCAGAG ggtgtagactGAGCGCAGagaagatgaagatgttggCGAGGGATCTGAGCGAGGAGAAAAGTGGCTTCCTGCAGGAACTCAGAGCTCAGGTCCTCCAGCTGCTCGCTCAGGacgagtgcgtgtgtgtggagCGCGTGGTTACCATGGCAACCGACACGTTTACACGCAGGACGCATGTGACGATGGAGAGACACGGAGTACATtcttga